The following are encoded together in the Aciduricibacillus chroicocephali genome:
- a CDS encoding MarC family protein, producing the protein MIGLIIKLTVSLFAVMNPLGNIPIFISLTSDYTDKERKAAARKATFISLIILTVFLLVGKIIFSTFGITIHAFRIAGGILIFGIAYGLLHAKPTGAQHPHGDERAEAQQKDDISVTPLALPIIAGPGTIATVMSHSANTPSAMFGIFISYTIILAATFILFSYSSIILKRLGKSGLNVISRLMGLILAVMAIQMIAEGIHGLFPTMFH; encoded by the coding sequence ATGATCGGATTAATCATTAAATTGACAGTTTCCCTTTTTGCGGTCATGAACCCGCTCGGGAATATTCCAATTTTCATCTCACTGACAAGTGATTATACAGATAAAGAGAGAAAAGCTGCTGCGCGCAAGGCTACCTTTATCTCACTCATTATCCTGACTGTATTCCTGCTTGTCGGCAAAATTATTTTCTCAACATTCGGAATTACAATTCATGCTTTCAGAATTGCAGGCGGCATACTCATTTTCGGAATTGCCTATGGCCTACTTCACGCAAAGCCAACAGGTGCTCAGCACCCTCATGGTGATGAACGTGCAGAAGCCCAGCAAAAAGATGATATCTCGGTCACACCGCTCGCACTCCCAATTATTGCTGGTCCTGGGACGATCGCTACTGTGATGTCTCATTCAGCAAACACTCCAAGTGCAATGTTTGGCATTTTTATCAGCTATACAATTATATTGGCCGCGACATTCATTTTGTTCAGTTACTCCAGTATCATCTTGAAGCGTCTTGGCAAGAGCGGTTTGAATGTCATTTCCCGCCTTATGGGTCTTATACTTGCCGTCATGGCAATTCAAATGATTGCAGAAGGTATTCACGGACTATTTCCAACAATGTTCCATTAA
- the splB gene encoding spore photoproduct lyase encodes MVKPFVPQLVYVEPKALEYPLGKKLVNKFTDMGIEIRQTTSHNQIRNLPGDNHFQKYRMAKSTLVIGLRKTLKFDTSKPSAEYAIPFATGCMGHCHYCYLQTTMGSKPYIRTYVNVEEIFDAADQYMEERAPEMTRFEASCTSDIVGVDHLTHTLKHAIEHFGKSKYGQLRFVTKFAHVDHLLDAEHKGRTRFRFSINDDYIIKYFEPGTSRLKERIEAAVKVAEAGYPLGFIVAPIYLHDGWQEGYKEMFERLEAELPAFARKDLTFEMIQHRFTKPAKRVIQENYPMTKLELDETKRKWKWGRYGIGKYVYQDDQQEDIKDTLGGYINKLFPEARIEYFT; translated from the coding sequence ATGGTTAAGCCATTCGTCCCCCAGCTCGTCTATGTAGAGCCAAAAGCACTTGAATACCCGCTCGGGAAAAAACTGGTCAATAAATTCACCGATATGGGTATCGAAATTCGACAGACAACATCCCATAATCAAATTCGCAATCTGCCCGGTGATAATCACTTCCAGAAATATCGCATGGCAAAATCGACCTTAGTCATAGGTTTAAGAAAGACATTGAAATTCGATACATCCAAACCATCCGCAGAGTATGCAATCCCTTTCGCAACTGGCTGCATGGGACATTGCCATTATTGCTACCTCCAGACAACAATGGGCTCCAAGCCATATATTCGTACATATGTAAATGTCGAAGAGATCTTCGATGCGGCAGATCAGTATATGGAGGAGCGCGCTCCTGAAATGACTCGCTTTGAGGCATCTTGTACTTCTGACATCGTCGGTGTAGATCATCTAACACATACATTGAAGCACGCTATTGAACATTTCGGGAAATCTAAATACGGCCAGCTTCGTTTTGTGACGAAGTTCGCTCATGTCGACCACTTGCTTGATGCAGAGCATAAAGGTCGTACCCGTTTCCGCTTCAGCATCAACGATGACTACATCATCAAATATTTTGAACCGGGAACTTCTCGTTTGAAGGAAAGAATTGAAGCTGCGGTAAAAGTTGCAGAGGCAGGCTATCCGCTCGGCTTCATAGTCGCACCGATTTATTTGCATGATGGCTGGCAAGAAGGATATAAGGAAATGTTCGAACGTCTTGAAGCTGAACTCCCTGCCTTTGCCCGTAAGGACCTTACGTTTGAAATGATCCAACATCGTTTCACAAAACCTGCTAAGCGTGTTATACAGGAGAACTACCCGATGACGAAGCTTGAGCTTGACGAAACTAAGCGCAAGTGGAAATGGGGACGTTATGGGATTGGCAAATATGTATACCAGGATGATCAGCAGGAGGATATTAAAGATACACTTGGCGGTTATATCAATAAGCTCTTCCCCGAAGCTCGTATTGAGTACTTCACGTAA
- a CDS encoding transcriptional regulator SplA domain-containing protein produces the protein MSIHEQYNPGDIVYCIIRNPHAQDVANVQHAAVVQDPSNPDGLALFLYETYYPLTDEFAIYPTEAEAEAAYQDAFGLAEDREDFYG, from the coding sequence ATGTCCATCCATGAACAATACAATCCGGGAGATATCGTTTATTGCATTATTCGGAATCCCCACGCCCAGGATGTCGCAAATGTTCAACACGCTGCTGTTGTTCAAGATCCAAGTAATCCGGACGGCCTCGCACTGTTTCTATACGAAACGTATTATCCACTGACTGACGAATTCGCGATTTATCCGACAGAAGCCGAAGCTGAAGCTGCATACCAGGACGCGTTTGGCCTTGCCGAGGACAGGGAGGATTTCTATGGTTAA
- a CDS encoding VanZ family protein → MKRILFIIAAIAICVGIFLVTKSPAATGGNTYEWIAHKLPVTADQVPWVNYFFRKGMHLLSFSSLAVLLALFLPKRPYLFAWLFVTAYAATDEWHQLHVPGRTGSIADVMLDSCGALIGLGLLYLIKRKRGIRH, encoded by the coding sequence ATGAAGAGAATCTTATTTATCATCGCGGCCATCGCTATTTGCGTCGGAATTTTCCTTGTGACAAAGTCGCCTGCTGCGACTGGCGGAAATACATATGAGTGGATTGCCCATAAGCTTCCTGTCACAGCAGATCAAGTCCCTTGGGTGAACTATTTCTTCAGGAAGGGGATGCATTTGCTCTCTTTCAGCTCACTTGCAGTCCTGCTAGCGCTGTTCCTGCCGAAGCGGCCATATCTTTTTGCATGGCTCTTTGTAACTGCATATGCAGCAACAGATGAGTGGCATCAGCTTCATGTGCCGGGACGGACGGGGTCTATAGCGGATGTAATGCTTGACTCTTGCGGAGCCTTGATTGGACTTGGGTTACTTTACTTAATTAAGAGGAAAAGAGGCATCCGCCATTAA
- a CDS encoding QueT transporter family protein has product MNTRTLVANGLLAALYIAVSFMIQPLAYGPVQLRIPEMLNLLIVYNNKYFYGIVIGVFITNLFSPNGVLDLFFGVGQSIIALALTMLIGLFIKNKLQLMTVNTLIFTATMVIIAWEIVLVNMHNVANDAFMPLWGILAAGEFIVMAIGIPIMYALDKRLHFKDLI; this is encoded by the coding sequence ATGAATACTAGAACACTTGTTGCAAATGGACTGCTCGCAGCTCTTTATATTGCCGTTTCTTTTATGATTCAACCACTTGCATATGGGCCTGTACAGTTAAGGATTCCAGAAATGCTTAACTTGCTCATTGTCTATAATAATAAATACTTCTATGGTATAGTCATCGGTGTTTTCATCACGAATCTATTTTCGCCGAACGGTGTACTGGACCTTTTCTTTGGAGTGGGCCAATCCATTATCGCTCTAGCTCTTACAATGCTCATAGGTCTTTTCATTAAGAACAAACTGCAACTGATGACTGTGAATACACTAATTTTCACAGCTACAATGGTCATCATTGCCTGGGAAATCGTTCTTGTCAATATGCATAACGTTGCAAATGATGCTTTCATGCCACTTTGGGGTATTCTCGCGGCAGGGGAATTCATCGTTATGGCAATCGGCATTCCAATTATGTATGCGTTGGACAAGCGTCTTCACTTCAAGGACCTTATATAG
- a CDS encoding DUF1259 domain-containing protein, translating into MDHSSICRKFGEVFGAKAKYEKGVCMVQLVRNFDVHLMGKKSNSAKGNAVFFESLDEKGDALNLSETVIEERELPAFTQAITKQGLIIGAIHNHWIYDNPKLMYVHVQSVEPPLKFARKMAYAFSKLASKPMPK; encoded by the coding sequence TTGGACCACTCATCAATTTGCAGGAAGTTCGGTGAAGTCTTCGGAGCGAAAGCGAAGTATGAAAAAGGTGTTTGTATGGTTCAATTGGTACGGAATTTTGATGTTCATTTAATGGGAAAGAAAAGCAATTCGGCAAAGGGAAACGCAGTGTTTTTTGAATCATTGGATGAGAAGGGGGATGCACTTAATCTCTCTGAAACGGTTATCGAGGAGCGGGAGTTGCCAGCTTTTACTCAGGCAATAACTAAACAAGGGCTGATCATTGGTGCTATACACAATCATTGGATTTATGACAATCCAAAACTTATGTATGTTCATGTTCAATCTGTTGAACCGCCACTTAAGTTTGCAAGAAAAATGGCATATGCTTTTTCTAAACTTGCAAGCAAGCCGATGCCAAAATGA